One bacterium DNA segment encodes these proteins:
- a CDS encoding nucleotidyltransferase codes for MNSTDIILRKSQLAGLLERMCQSLELSDTQFETAKTRYEAVGKWISEATDRNLYNATIYPQGSVSLSTTVKPLGREEYDVDLVCLVPGLSPSISPAALKKSLGARLRQNARYADLLEEKKRCWRLNYANEFHLDITPTIPNPACNHDGELLPDKRLAGEQPAGWRETNPKGYRRLFEERAKLHPRLRLAEAEFAEARGKVDSLPEPTQFKGILRRCVQLFKRHRDIWFSSRDKDLAPISIIITTLAAKSYENCVTNSTFDTELDVLVAVLENMPRFIDVMSIGDKNIFVVRNETTREDNFADKWNTDARLSHAFFDWQIGAAADFARLFTLSGLDRIGEQLSISFGESLSKGVLIDLSTKVSDARSQGRLSVSPSVGLAIGAGGSIAVRMNTFFGK; via the coding sequence ATGAATTCTACGGATATCATCCTGCGGAAATCCCAACTTGCGGGGCTGCTGGAGCGTATGTGCCAATCACTCGAATTGAGTGACACGCAATTCGAGACCGCGAAGACCCGCTACGAGGCGGTTGGAAAATGGATCTCCGAGGCAACGGACCGGAACCTATACAACGCTACAATCTATCCCCAAGGGTCCGTCAGCCTTTCTACCACCGTGAAGCCCCTCGGCCGAGAGGAATACGACGTGGATCTCGTATGCTTGGTCCCGGGCCTTTCGCCCTCGATATCACCAGCAGCCCTGAAGAAGTCCCTCGGTGCCCGTCTTCGGCAGAACGCTCGCTACGCGGACCTCCTCGAAGAGAAAAAACGATGTTGGCGGCTCAACTACGCGAACGAGTTCCACCTCGATATCACTCCGACGATCCCGAACCCGGCGTGCAACCACGACGGTGAGCTCCTACCGGATAAACGACTGGCCGGGGAACAGCCTGCGGGTTGGAGAGAAACCAATCCAAAGGGATACCGAAGGTTGTTCGAGGAACGCGCGAAACTCCATCCCCGGCTGCGGTTGGCGGAAGCAGAGTTCGCCGAAGCGCGGGGAAAGGTGGACTCGTTGCCAGAACCGACACAGTTCAAGGGGATACTCAGGCGCTGCGTTCAGCTCTTCAAGCGACATCGGGATATCTGGTTCTCCAGCCGAGACAAAGATCTCGCACCGATTTCGATCATCATCACGACACTCGCCGCCAAGAGTTATGAGAATTGCGTCACCAACAGCACCTTTGACACCGAGCTGGATGTCCTCGTTGCGGTTCTGGAGAATATGCCGCGCTTTATTGATGTCATGTCCATAGGGGACAAGAATATCTTCGTCGTTAGGAATGAAACAACACGCGAAGATAATTTCGCTGACAAGTGGAATACCGACGCGCGGCTTTCACATGCGTTCTTCGACTGGCAAATAGGAGCCGCCGCCGATTTCGCACGCTTGTTCACCCTCTCTGGTCTGGATCGTATCGGCGAGCAGCTCTCGATATCTTTCGGGGAATCCCTATCGAAAGGGGTATTGATTGACCTATCCACCAAGGTATCGGATGCTCGATCCCAAGGGCGTCTTTCGGTATCACCTTCCGTAGGGCTTGCCATCGGCGCAGGGGGAAGCATCGCGGTACGCATGAACACTTTTTTCGGAAAATGA
- a CDS encoding helix-turn-helix transcriptional regulator gives MTTNTLQSLGRKLLEKRGGRGIREVASEIGVSPATLSRVERGNLPDLDTFGKICKWLGIDPGEVLRVKPSTVRRPSVEVHFKKERELAPKTAQALADMILAAQRALLVSEGAGESE, from the coding sequence GTGACGACAAACACGCTACAGTCCTTGGGGCGGAAGTTGTTGGAGAAGCGTGGGGGACGAGGAATTCGGGAGGTTGCATCGGAAATAGGCGTTAGCCCTGCCACGCTATCGCGCGTCGAACGCGGCAATCTGCCGGATCTTGATACGTTCGGCAAGATCTGCAAGTGGCTGGGCATCGACCCTGGCGAGGTTCTCAGGGTAAAGCCATCCACTGTGCGCCGGCCCTCTGTGGAGGTGCATTTCAAAAAGGAACGAGAGCTGGCGCCCAAAACTGCACAGGCACTTGCCGATATGATCTTAGCCGCACAACGGGCCCTTCTCGTTTCCGAGGGTGCGGGCGAGAGCGAGTGA
- a CDS encoding metal-dependent hydrolase, which produces MANGTTHQLVAAATIGIIQGHLEGQNKERSTKPLIGAGLAAMVTNLPDLLEPALHPQHRQFFHSVVFVGLIGVAGYKLYTWEPEDDWGSVLRFLLLVGCGAVLVHLAMDALTKRSLPWVGKI; this is translated from the coding sequence ATGGCGAACGGAACCACCCATCAGTTAGTCGCTGCGGCAACAATCGGGATTATACAGGGGCATTTGGAGGGACAAAACAAAGAGCGTTCAACGAAACCGCTCATTGGTGCGGGATTGGCTGCGATGGTTACTAATTTGCCCGATTTACTGGAACCTGCTCTCCATCCGCAGCACCGACAGTTTTTCCATAGCGTCGTCTTTGTCGGCCTAATTGGTGTGGCGGGCTACAAGCTTTATACGTGGGAACCTGAGGACGATTGGGGAAGTGTCCTCCGGTTTCTGCTGCTTGTCGGATGTGGCGCCGTCCTCGTCCACTTGGCGATGGACGCCCTCACGAAACGATCGCTGCCGTGGGTCGGCAAGATATGA
- a CDS encoding type I restriction endonuclease subunit R, translating to MALTDINSEDRLVQKTFADHLEKVLGWESVYAYNAETFGPSGTLGRENEREAILVRDLRAAITRLNPDLPGFVVEQAIESLTRVDFSRSLLQHNREYYGFIRDGVPVEWRDHEEETRHARARVIDFRNGSTDGVPNNRFLAIRELKIQGVRVPHYNRRADLVCFINGLPLVFIELKAVYRNIRAGYDDNLTDYLHEHSIAHAFHHNAFLVVSNGHRARYGSITCKWDHFVEWKRDEENAKGRVDAEALLDGMLAKDRLLDLVENFILFDDSRAGGTRKVIARNQQVLGVNNAVASVLRQEALKREFPPERRLVEYTVARSEFLKVAERDRIEGNGSELAEPAASDADDLPLIKRAHPDLGLLGVFWHTQGSGKSYSMAFFAEKVRRAVPGNFTFLVMTDREDLDDQIRRTFIGCGVADEKMPRAASGKELKEILGENPRFVFSLIHKFNQTVTEPYSLRDDIIVISDEAHRTQAGKFARNMRLALPNASFIGFTGTPLFKHDHLTRRIFGTYVSRYDFKRSEEDHSTVKLVYENRGEKLGIARLDLNDRIADAIEKADLDPDQQSLLEKLLGKDYEVITADDRLDKLAGDFVVHCSTRWETGKSMMVCIDKLTCARMYQRIEPRWKAKLAQVEAQILGKGVELAATTDADQRERLAGDLARLRGQAAWMRSTIIEIIISEAQNEVRDFAKWDFDIIPHRVVMKTGFQTPDGKRVSVEDAFKNPEHPFRIAIVCAMWLTGFDVECLSTLYIDKPMKAHTLMQAIARANRIFPGKECGVIVDYNGMLKSLREALAQYATGDDDEGGEDGGIVAPIEELVAALLQALEAAENHLKGLGFDSARLAGATGFTRIEALKDAVEALYESDETKRRFEIMARQIFIRFKALLMEPSVFAYAERHDNIEAIYKKLQEKRETADVTELLKELHKIVNEAIRAQEMGGDHAEGMTVDLSRIDFEKLRDEFAGKVKRKHAALQDIRDVVEKKLARMLEQNPMRMDYYRKYQEIIADYNREKDRVTVEETFARLIEFASGLDAEQRRAAEEGLNDDELVLFDLLFRENISKADREKLKQASKALLASLTELLTPMHDWTKNTATQAEVRVLILDTLWESLPRPPFTEDDAETLTDRVYDYVWQRTASGRDLHVA from the coding sequence ATGGCGCTCACCGACATAAACAGCGAAGATCGGTTAGTCCAGAAGACCTTCGCCGACCACCTTGAGAAGGTGCTCGGATGGGAAAGCGTCTACGCCTACAACGCGGAGACGTTCGGGCCGAGCGGCACGCTGGGGCGGGAGAACGAACGGGAAGCCATCCTCGTTCGAGATTTGCGGGCGGCGATCACCCGTCTGAATCCCGACCTGCCCGGCTTTGTCGTCGAACAGGCAATCGAAAGTTTGACCCGGGTCGACTTCTCGCGATCCCTTCTCCAGCACAACCGGGAATATTACGGGTTCATCCGCGATGGTGTGCCGGTCGAATGGCGGGATCACGAGGAGGAAACGCGCCATGCCCGGGCGCGAGTGATCGACTTCCGGAATGGATCAACCGATGGAGTTCCCAACAACCGGTTCCTCGCCATTCGCGAATTGAAGATCCAGGGCGTGCGAGTGCCGCACTACAACCGCCGTGCGGACCTCGTCTGCTTCATCAATGGCCTGCCGCTGGTGTTCATCGAACTCAAGGCCGTCTACAGGAACATCCGCGCCGGGTACGACGACAATCTGACCGACTACCTGCACGAGCACAGCATCGCCCACGCCTTCCATCACAACGCGTTTCTCGTGGTCAGCAACGGCCACCGTGCCCGTTACGGCTCTATCACCTGCAAGTGGGATCATTTCGTCGAATGGAAGCGTGACGAGGAAAACGCCAAGGGACGAGTGGACGCCGAGGCGCTCCTCGACGGGATGCTGGCCAAGGACCGACTTCTCGACCTGGTCGAGAATTTCATCCTGTTCGATGACAGCCGCGCCGGCGGGACGCGCAAGGTAATCGCCCGTAACCAACAGGTTCTTGGGGTGAACAACGCTGTCGCGTCGGTCCTCCGGCAAGAGGCGCTCAAGCGGGAGTTTCCCCCGGAGAGGCGGTTGGTCGAGTACACGGTCGCCCGGTCGGAATTCCTCAAGGTGGCGGAGAGGGATCGGATTGAAGGCAACGGCAGCGAGTTGGCCGAACCGGCGGCTTCGGATGCGGACGACCTGCCGTTGATAAAACGTGCGCATCCCGATCTCGGGTTGCTGGGGGTCTTCTGGCATACTCAGGGGAGCGGCAAGTCGTACTCGATGGCGTTCTTTGCCGAGAAGGTACGCCGCGCGGTACCGGGTAACTTCACCTTCCTCGTGATGACCGACCGCGAGGACCTCGACGACCAAATCCGCCGCACGTTCATCGGTTGCGGCGTGGCAGACGAGAAGATGCCGCGCGCGGCGTCCGGCAAGGAGTTGAAAGAGATCCTCGGCGAGAACCCACGGTTCGTCTTCAGTCTGATCCATAAATTCAACCAGACGGTGACGGAGCCGTACAGCTTGCGCGACGACATCATCGTCATCTCGGACGAGGCGCACCGGACCCAGGCGGGCAAGTTCGCCCGCAACATGCGGCTGGCGTTGCCGAATGCGTCTTTCATCGGGTTCACCGGTACGCCGCTCTTCAAGCATGATCACCTCACCCGGCGGATCTTCGGCACCTACGTCTCTCGCTACGACTTCAAACGGTCCGAGGAAGACCATTCCACGGTGAAGCTGGTCTACGAGAACCGGGGCGAGAAGCTCGGCATCGCCCGGCTGGACCTGAACGACCGGATCGCCGATGCCATCGAGAAGGCCGACCTCGATCCGGACCAGCAATCCCTCCTGGAGAAGCTACTCGGGAAAGATTACGAGGTCATCACCGCCGATGATCGCCTCGACAAACTGGCCGGAGATTTTGTCGTGCACTGCTCAACCCGGTGGGAGACCGGCAAGTCGATGATGGTGTGCATCGACAAGCTGACGTGCGCCCGGATGTATCAGCGCATCGAGCCCCGGTGGAAGGCGAAGCTGGCGCAGGTGGAGGCGCAGATTTTAGGCAAGGGAGTGGAACTGGCTGCGACGACGGATGCGGACCAGCGCGAACGATTGGCCGGTGACTTGGCGCGGCTGCGGGGGCAGGCCGCATGGATGAGAAGCACGATCATCGAGATCATCATCAGCGAGGCCCAGAACGAGGTTCGCGACTTCGCGAAATGGGACTTTGACATCATCCCGCATCGCGTGGTGATGAAAACCGGCTTCCAGACCCCCGACGGCAAACGGGTGTCCGTGGAGGACGCGTTCAAGAATCCGGAGCATCCGTTCCGCATCGCCATCGTCTGCGCCATGTGGCTGACCGGCTTCGACGTCGAGTGTCTCTCGACGCTTTACATCGACAAGCCGATGAAGGCCCACACGCTGATGCAGGCCATCGCCCGCGCCAATCGCATTTTCCCGGGCAAAGAGTGCGGAGTGATCGTGGATTACAACGGGATGCTCAAGAGCCTCCGCGAGGCGCTTGCTCAGTACGCGACCGGTGATGACGATGAGGGCGGAGAAGACGGGGGGATCGTGGCGCCCATCGAGGAGTTGGTCGCCGCGTTGTTGCAGGCACTTGAAGCCGCGGAGAACCATCTTAAAGGACTCGGCTTCGATTCGGCGCGACTTGCAGGAGCGACGGGATTCACCCGGATCGAAGCGTTGAAGGATGCCGTGGAGGCGCTTTACGAGTCGGACGAGACGAAGAGGCGTTTCGAAATCATGGCGAGGCAGATTTTCATCCGTTTCAAGGCGCTGCTGATGGAGCCGAGCGTTTTTGCATACGCCGAGCGGCACGACAACATCGAGGCAATCTACAAAAAGCTCCAGGAGAAACGGGAGACCGCCGATGTGACCGAGCTGCTCAAGGAGTTGCACAAGATCGTTAACGAGGCCATCCGCGCACAGGAGATGGGCGGGGACCATGCCGAAGGAATGACGGTCGACCTGAGCCGAATCGATTTTGAAAAGCTTCGGGACGAGTTCGCAGGCAAGGTGAAGCGGAAGCACGCCGCGTTGCAGGACATTCGCGACGTGGTCGAGAAGAAGCTGGCTCGGATGCTCGAACAGAATCCGATGCGGATGGATTATTACAGGAAGTACCAGGAGATCATCGCGGACTATAACCGTGAGAAAGATCGCGTGACCGTCGAGGAAACGTTCGCGAGGCTGATCGAGTTCGCGAGCGGTCTGGACGCCGAACAGCGGCGAGCCGCGGAAGAGGGGCTGAACGACGACGAACTCGTGCTTTTCGACCTGCTCTTCCGGGAGAACATCAGCAAGGCGGATCGGGAAAAGCTGAAGCAGGCCAGCAAGGCGTTGCTCGCATCGCTCACCGAATTGTTGACGCCGATGCACGACTGGACCAAGAACACGGCCACACAGGCCGAGGTGCGTGTGCTCATCCTCGACACCCTGTGGGAATCGCTACCGCGGCCGCCGTTCACGGAGGATGACGCCGAGACGCTGACCGACCGGGTTTATGATTACGTCTGGCAGCGGACCGCGAGCGGGCGTGACTTGCATGTGGCGTAA
- a CDS encoding Wadjet anti-phage system protein JetA family protein, producing the protein MAVDPGKVLVNHLSEHSGATFPGLFAKVPVTLFRPLASPLCALYWEILLLVYRLCHGSSVDNDVSKTYLLDKVEEHLRDKDLGEIDLSDLGGEEEQESWVSADENEQRRYAYLLLKRLQTCGWFTYEYRKEQNGFVVRLYEYTWRLVPELEAVAQEKRLEMRSLAYPIKLALADPRERKEAPDVFLEHLLTSERRFITELKILRDNIGQYVEEARRKSQVKDLLSFQEEYHKNVVERSYHRFKTSDNIVKFREFILDQLNGLLAGDGFVDAAAEAIVLNRVGGADFAEVRGEVIAALNALISDFKNVDALVGEIDRRNARYLRTIYQKMQYELFRDENITTHLLEALGLWRIPPDVPDVWEGLSNLFRVEVVTPASFYTNPRAPVTIQRTLVEESNLDEKRKQTVFQRTLMEMARRMTKEKTFKYALELLEGRDSVHVSELPVKDDEEMLRLIHLHAYRNDPEAPYRMLVDRDNPDMIHKGEFSFRPCRFVRRSGKPSAAIRAKSSS; encoded by the coding sequence TTGGCCGTAGATCCGGGAAAGGTTCTCGTCAATCACCTATCGGAACACTCGGGGGCAACCTTCCCCGGTCTTTTCGCCAAGGTCCCTGTAACGCTCTTCCGCCCCCTCGCTTCGCCTCTTTGCGCCCTGTACTGGGAAATCCTTCTCTTGGTCTACCGGCTGTGCCACGGTTCCTCCGTCGATAATGACGTGTCCAAGACGTACCTCCTCGACAAGGTCGAGGAGCATCTCCGGGACAAGGATCTTGGAGAAATCGACCTGTCCGACCTAGGGGGCGAGGAAGAGCAGGAGTCATGGGTGTCCGCGGACGAAAACGAGCAGCGCCGGTATGCCTACCTGTTGTTGAAGCGGTTGCAAACCTGCGGCTGGTTCACCTACGAATACCGTAAGGAGCAGAACGGTTTTGTCGTCCGTCTTTACGAATATACGTGGAGACTTGTCCCGGAATTGGAGGCCGTCGCGCAGGAAAAGCGGTTGGAGATGCGCAGCCTCGCGTATCCGATCAAACTTGCCTTGGCAGACCCCAGGGAACGCAAGGAAGCCCCGGACGTATTCCTGGAACACCTGCTTACAAGCGAACGCCGCTTTATCACGGAGCTTAAGATCCTGCGGGACAATATCGGGCAGTACGTGGAGGAAGCACGCCGGAAGTCGCAGGTTAAAGACCTCCTCTCATTCCAGGAGGAGTATCACAAGAACGTCGTGGAGCGTTCGTACCACCGGTTCAAAACCTCGGACAACATCGTCAAGTTTCGGGAGTTTATCCTCGATCAGCTCAACGGCCTGTTGGCCGGAGACGGATTCGTCGATGCGGCGGCGGAAGCGATCGTCTTAAATCGCGTGGGTGGCGCCGATTTCGCAGAGGTCCGTGGCGAGGTGATCGCGGCGCTTAACGCCCTCATCTCTGACTTCAAGAATGTCGACGCATTGGTAGGCGAGATCGACAGAAGAAATGCACGCTACCTCCGCACGATCTACCAGAAGATGCAGTACGAACTGTTTCGGGACGAAAACATCACCACCCATCTCCTGGAGGCGCTTGGGCTATGGCGTATCCCCCCCGATGTCCCCGATGTCTGGGAGGGCCTATCGAACCTTTTCCGGGTGGAGGTGGTGACGCCCGCCTCGTTCTACACGAATCCGCGGGCACCGGTGACGATCCAGCGGACGCTCGTGGAGGAGTCCAATCTTGATGAGAAGAGGAAGCAGACCGTTTTCCAGCGGACCCTGATGGAAATGGCTCGCCGAATGACCAAAGAGAAGACATTCAAGTACGCGTTGGAACTTCTGGAGGGGAGGGATAGCGTCCACGTCTCCGAGTTGCCGGTGAAGGACGACGAGGAAATGTTGCGGCTCATCCATCTCCACGCTTACCGCAACGACCCGGAGGCTCCGTACCGGATGTTGGTGGATCGGGATAATCCCGACATGATACATAAGGGGGAATTTTCTTTCCGCCCCTGTCGCTTCGTCCGGCGAAGCGGTAAGCCCTCGGCCGCGATCCGCGCAAAATCCTCGTCATAG
- a CDS encoding SAVED domain-containing protein: MEFQRLFENVAARAKYGFVRVRPYGKIGDRKCDGLYYGKGIAYQVFSPDSMKQAKTLAKIEEDLAGAVKHWKDDLKSWVFVYNTRQGLAPDIPRLLKMEGKKYPGLDIRPLGDDDLWKIVRTLSVQDRTEILGPPPGYEMLFPLTSSLPKEIRNRLRTGRFIIVQDILSPINLSDSVKALRPMKPFAPPLFLRRPSGNTSWKMMAEHQQSLVEEAITRSREQLPRFAVFSLSPIPMAIHLGYLLSDRVEVIPFQFDRDRKTWCWDREKKKCDTRFSVRGLPKTPTVEHIEVVIRVSLSDRIRAEETDAVTGQLPIAVDIAVNDPDVMWLVHPMQITEFMRTFRNILKELRRIAPNCARIHLFYAGPTGCAIVAGQAINPRMNPPIQLYEYERRKTPQYKPVLRLE, from the coding sequence GTGGAATTTCAAAGACTCTTTGAGAACGTGGCAGCGCGAGCAAAATACGGGTTCGTCCGCGTTCGCCCCTACGGGAAAATCGGCGACCGGAAGTGCGACGGCCTGTACTACGGCAAGGGCATCGCTTACCAAGTATTTTCTCCAGATTCGATGAAGCAGGCAAAAACGCTCGCCAAGATCGAGGAGGATCTTGCTGGCGCCGTCAAGCATTGGAAAGACGATTTGAAAAGCTGGGTGTTCGTCTACAACACGCGCCAAGGATTGGCCCCGGACATCCCGCGTCTCCTCAAGATGGAAGGGAAGAAATACCCCGGCCTGGATATAAGACCCCTCGGTGACGACGATCTGTGGAAGATAGTGCGGACCCTGTCGGTCCAAGATCGGACGGAGATCCTGGGCCCTCCTCCTGGGTATGAGATGCTCTTCCCGTTGACCAGCTCGTTACCGAAAGAGATCAGGAATCGACTGCGAACCGGCCGGTTTATCATCGTCCAGGACATTCTCTCGCCTATCAACTTATCGGACTCCGTCAAAGCATTGAGGCCGATGAAGCCGTTCGCACCGCCGTTATTTCTTCGTAGGCCATCTGGTAATACATCATGGAAAATGATGGCGGAGCATCAGCAGTCTTTGGTGGAGGAAGCAATCACAAGGAGCCGAGAGCAACTGCCGCGATTCGCGGTATTCAGCCTTTCTCCCATACCCATGGCCATCCACCTGGGCTATCTGTTGTCGGACAGGGTCGAGGTTATACCCTTCCAGTTCGACCGAGATCGAAAGACATGGTGTTGGGATAGAGAGAAGAAAAAATGCGATACCAGGTTTTCGGTGAGGGGGTTGCCCAAGACTCCCACTGTAGAACATATTGAGGTCGTGATCCGTGTCTCGCTGAGCGATCGGATTCGCGCGGAAGAGACGGATGCCGTCACTGGTCAACTTCCGATAGCCGTCGACATTGCGGTTAACGACCCAGACGTAATGTGGCTTGTCCATCCAATGCAGATCACCGAATTCATGCGAACTTTCCGGAATATCTTAAAGGAGCTCCGGAGGATCGCGCCGAATTGTGCGCGTATTCATCTCTTCTATGCCGGCCCAACCGGTTGCGCAATTGTTGCCGGTCAGGCAATCAACCCTCGAATGAACCCGCCAATCCAGCTTTACGAGTACGAGAGAAGGAAAACGCCCCAATACAAGCCCGTTCTTCGTTTGGAATAA
- a CDS encoding DUF4194 domain-containing protein — MSSQRLIEVLSRLDEATAAKLGKALGKLLEAGIILKGPVMGQDPDFRILSREADAARAFLQFIGWNIQIDPLQGFARAVQDEGRCSVQFTKEQSIILCILRLLLQEKAAQATWDQDAVISLGEIREAYIHHSGDDRPLGKAVLAQSLKYFNRLNLVELERPFEPHDMATLRILPTLYATMPPENVSQVVSRLKEYLTRQATTQDRELITGDTGLEPREEGGGETPT; from the coding sequence ATGTCGTCGCAGAGGCTCATCGAGGTATTGTCGAGATTGGATGAGGCTACGGCTGCAAAGCTGGGGAAGGCCCTCGGCAAGCTCCTTGAGGCTGGCATCATCCTTAAAGGTCCAGTGATGGGCCAGGATCCCGATTTCCGCATCCTAAGTCGCGAGGCCGACGCGGCGCGGGCCTTCCTGCAATTCATCGGGTGGAATATCCAAATCGACCCCCTCCAGGGGTTCGCCCGGGCCGTCCAGGACGAAGGGCGTTGCTCCGTGCAATTCACGAAGGAACAATCCATCATCCTGTGCATCCTGCGACTCCTTCTTCAGGAGAAGGCTGCCCAGGCAACCTGGGACCAGGACGCGGTCATCTCGTTGGGGGAAATCCGGGAGGCATACATCCACCATTCGGGTGATGACCGCCCCTTGGGGAAGGCAGTCCTCGCCCAGTCCCTGAAATATTTCAATCGGTTGAACCTCGTCGAGTTGGAGAGGCCGTTTGAGCCACACGATATGGCCACACTCAGGATCCTTCCTACGCTTTACGCGACGATGCCTCCCGAGAACGTCTCCCAGGTGGTATCCAGGCTGAAGGAGTACCTAACGCGACAGGCGACGACCCAAGACCGGGAGTTAATCACCGGAGATACCGGGCTGGAACCGCGTGAGGAGGGTGGCGGTGAAACGCCTACGTAG